The genomic region CGGGGAAGGCGTCGGGCTCGAGGACCACCGGGATGGGCGGACCCTCGGCGACGACGCGGCGTCCCTTCTTGAAGCGGAAGCGGTAGGAGCCGGGGGCGTCCACCTGGAAGGAGGCGGTGAGGCCGCGCCGATCCTGCACCGTCACCGGGATGATGCGGCTGCGGGGCGCGGCGCCCCCTCCCTGGCCCTCCCCCGCTGGCGCGGGAGAGGGGATGAGAGGAGCCGAGGGGCTGGCCTGGGGAGGCGCCGCGGCACTCCCTCCCCGCTCGGGCGGGGAGGGCTGGGGAGGGGCGGCCAGCGGAGCCGCCCCGCTCTCCTCGAGCACGATCTCGGCCTCCGCGACGTCGCGGTCGGCGCGGGTGCGCAGGGTGACCTCGGTGCCGCGCGGCGCGCTCACCTCGCCGCCGGTGCCGGAGAGGGTCCGGGGCGCGCGGCTCATGTAGGCGGGGTAGCGGTAGACGAGCTCCACGTCCCCGGTGATGGGGTCGGCGCGGGCGGCGAGCGCGGCGGCGCCGCGGGCGGTGAGGAGCGTCCAGCCGGCGGCGAGGGGCTTCCAGCCCAGGGCGAGGCCGAGGAGGTGCAGCGCGGCCATCGCCCCGAGCGCCCCGAGCGCGCGGCGCGCCGGCAGCGACGGGATGGCGCGGGAGAGGTCCACGGCCACCGCCCGGCGGGCCGTGTCGTCGAGGTGCGCGTCGAGGAGCGCCACCGAGTACCGCCCGTCGGCGGCGATCTCCGCCCGCTCCCGCTCGAGCTCGACGGCGGAGACGAGGTCGGAGCGGAGCGCCGGCTCGGCCTCGGCGACCGTCCGGGCCACCGCCTCCGGCGCCGCCGCCCGGCGGAAGAGCGCGACCGCGGCCCAGCCGGCGGCGCAGGCGAGGGCGATGGCGGCCGCCCCCAGGGTCGCGAGCCGGAGCGCGGGGGCGCGTCCCGGCCAGCCGGCGAGCGCGAGCGCGCCGAGCAGGAGCACGGCCAGCCCCGCCGCGAGCCCCCACCCGGCGGCCGTCCCGAGGACGACGAGGGCCTCTCGCCGGCGAGCCCCGTCGAGGACCCGGGCGATCTGGGGGTAGCTGCCGGACATGCGGAGCTACTGATAGTAGCGCGACGGGGCGGGGGCGGCTGCGGAACCAGCGGCCAGGGAAGAACGCCGCTGTGGTAGTTTTCCCCGCCGCGGTGAATTTCCCCGCCGCCCCGACCGTCCAGCGCATGGAAGCCGACGACGACGCCCTCGTGACCCGCGCCCAGCGAGGCGACGGGGAGGCTTTTCGGGAGCTGGTCGTCCGCTACCAGAGAAAGGTGTACGCCGTGGCGCTCGGCATCGTGAAGGATCCGGACCTCGCCTGGGACGTCGCCCAGGAGGCGTTCGTCCGGGTGCACCGCCACCTGGCCGAGTTCAAGGGCGACTCGAGCTTCTCCACCTGGGTGCTGCGCATCGCCACCCACCTCGGGATCGACGTGGTCCGCAAGGAGCGGACGTCGTCCAAGCAGGAGCTCGACGAGGTCCGGGACGAGAGCCTGGCCGAGGGGGGCGAGGGGATCCTGGCGACGGCGCTGGGCGACGACCCGCAGGCGAACGCGCTCCGGCGCGAGCTGGCGGAGAACATGGAGCGGGCGCTGGCGCAGCTCCCGGAGAAGCACCGGACGATCCTCGTGCTCCGCGAGGTGGAGGGGCTCTCCTACGAGGAGCTGGCCGAGCGGCTCGGGATCCACAAGGGCACCGTGATGAGCCGGCTGTTCCACGCGCGGAAGAAGATGCAGGCGCTCCTCGCCGAGTACGCCGGGCTCGCGCCCGGGGGAGGCGCGCCGTGAGCGCCTGCGTGCGGTTCGCGCCCATGCTGACGGCGCGCCGGGGCGAGCTCTCGGCGGAGGAGCAGGCCGGGCTCGCCGGGCACCTCGCGGGCTGCGCGCGGTGCCGCGCCATCCAGAAGGACCTGCTGGCCGTCGAGGGCGTGGTGGGCTACGGGCTCACGCGGGCGGCGGCGGCGCGGGACTTCAGCGGGTTCGCGGAGGGTGTGCTGGCGCGGCTCGAGGCGGCGCCGGCGGACCACGAGGGCGCGCTGCGCCGGCTCGCGGCCTGGTTCCGGGCGCACCGGGCGCTCGCGTTCGGCGCGGCGATGGCCCCGGTGGCGGCGGCGCTGGCGCTCTACCTGCTCCTGCCCGGCGCTGGCCCGGAGAACGACCTCGACGTGGTCACCGAGGGGCGGAGCGCGACGGTGCTGCGCACGAGCGACGGACCGGTGGTGCTCATCGGGAGCGACGAGCCGACGTAGCGCGGCCTGGCGGCCCCTCCCCAGCCCTCCCCGCCCGGCGGGGAGGAGAGACTCACGGCTCAGCGCAGCGTCCTCCGGCCGGCGACGGCGTCGGTGAGGGGGAGCTGCATCTCCATGCGGGTCCCGGGGCGCGCGGCGGCCATGGGCACGCGGGCGCCGCGGAGGAGCTGCTGGGCGCAGCCCACGAGCGCAGGGCTGGCGTCGCCCTCGCGCTCCACGGCGGCGTCGTGGACGAGCACCTGGCCGTCGAGCGTCTCCATGGTGAGGCGGAGCACCGTCTGGGCCTCGTGGCCGGCCGGGGCGGGGCGCGGCGAGCGGGCGGCGCACTCGTCGATCTTCCCCTGCAGGTCGCCGAGCGCGGAGAAGAAGTCCCAGGTCTGCCGCGAGGGCTTGAGCGTCACCGGGCGCGGGGGATCGGCGGGCGACGGGTGGGCGACGCCGCTCGTCGCGGTGCGCTTGCGGCCCGGCGCCGGGGGCGGCGGCGGCACCGCCGGGATGGCGCGGGCGCCCTCGGGGAGCAGCGTGGGCGGCATCGCGGGCGAGGCGGACGCGCCCGCAGGGCCGGCGGCGGCGCTCGCGGGGGCGTCGTCGCCGTCGAGCAGGGACGGGGCGCGGGCGCGCAGGATGAAGGCCAGGCTGCCGGCGAGCAGGAGCGCGTTGGCGGCGAGGCCGAGGGCGAGGAGGCGGCGGGAGGAGACGGGGTGCTCGTCCAGGCCACCCCGAGCACCTCTTCCCCTCTCCCGCGGAGCGGGGGAGGGAAAGGGAGGGGGTGAGACGCGGGGCACCCCTGGCCGCCCCTCCCCTGCCCTCTCCGCCCGAGCGGGGAGGGAGGGCAGCGGGGTCAGCCGGGGCCTTTGAGCGTGCGGGGCCCCGGCGCCCCTCCTGGCGAGCGCTCCGGCCACCTCGCTACCTCGCCGCCACCGAGAGCTGGAAGTGACCGCCGGTCCCGGAGGACTCCCCGTCCACCTCGGCGTAGAGCTCGCCGGCGGCGCTGGCCGTGGTGGTGCAGGCGTCGTCCACGTTGCCGGAGAGGTACGACGCGCAGGCCTCGCCGTAGAGGTAGGGATCGGAGTAGACGGCGAGGTCGAGGTCGGCGGTCAGGCCCGAGAGCTTGAGCTGGTACTGCGCGCCGGGCGTGAGGCCGGTCACCTTGTAGACGGCGGTGTGCGCGTCCACCGAGCCGGACAGCGCCGGCTGGCCCAGGGCGAGCGTGCCGGCGAGGGCGGCCGGGGTCGGGGTGGCGAGCGCGAGCTGGTAGCTCGAGCCGGCCTCGCTCCAGGTGCCGTCCACGGAGACGAAGAGCTCGCCCTTGGCGGTGGCCTGCGCCAGGCAGGACTCGGGCGCCGTGCCGACCGTGGACGAGCTGCAGAGGAGCGCGTCCTGCGCGAGGCTCGCGTCGGCGTAGACGGCGAGGTCGAGGTCGTCGGTGAGGCCGCCGAGGGTGACCACGTAGAACCCGCCCGGCGTGAGACCGGTGTAGCGGACGTAGGCCTGGGTGGCGCCGACCTGGCCGGTCGCGGGCGGCGCGGGGGCCGTGGCCACGTTGGTGGCGGCCCGGGCGGTGAACTGGGCGGCGCCGGAGAGGCCGCTCGCGGGGTCGCGGGCGGTCAGGGTGGCGGTGCCGGCCCCGGCCGCGGTGACCACGCCGG from Anaeromyxobacter paludicola harbors:
- a CDS encoding RNA polymerase sigma factor — translated: MEADDDALVTRAQRGDGEAFRELVVRYQRKVYAVALGIVKDPDLAWDVAQEAFVRVHRHLAEFKGDSSFSTWVLRIATHLGIDVVRKERTSSKQELDEVRDESLAEGGEGILATALGDDPQANALRRELAENMERALAQLPEKHRTILVLREVEGLSYEELAERLGIHKGTVMSRLFHARKKMQALLAEYAGLAPGGGAP
- a CDS encoding zf-HC2 domain-containing protein, which produces MSACVRFAPMLTARRGELSAEEQAGLAGHLAGCARCRAIQKDLLAVEGVVGYGLTRAAAARDFSGFAEGVLARLEAAPADHEGALRRLAAWFRAHRALAFGAAMAPVAAALALYLLLPGAGPENDLDVVTEGRSATVLRTSDGPVVLIGSDEPT
- a CDS encoding Ig-like domain-containing protein produces the protein MNANDRRLADAPASRRAPSPLRRGGQGRGGQPSQWLRACALALLAAVAATGCKSSSSAPPALSGLAVTPGAAFAVVGDQTQLAVTARYANGTTAAFSGTLQWSSSDPAVAAVTPAGVVTAAGAGTATLTARDPASGLSGAAQFTARAATNVATAPAPPATGQVGATQAYVRYTGLTPGGFYVVTLGGLTDDLDLAVYADASLAQDALLCSSSTVGTAPESCLAQATAKGELFVSVDGTWSEAGSSYQLALATPTPAALAGTLALGQPALSGSVDAHTAVYKVTGLTPGAQYQLKLSGLTADLDLAVYSDPYLYGEACASYLSGNVDDACTTTASAAGELYAEVDGESSGTGGHFQLSVAAR